In the genome of Bacteriovorax sp. Seq25_V, the window TTACCTTTCCCGAAATCGTGAGAATATTATTGTCTATTGAGAAGACACTAAATACACCGTGATGATTTAGCTTTTCAAAGGTTTGATTAGTTATCAAAATTTGTGAGTCTACATACATTCTAAATGGATGCGGACCTTTGCTTTTTACTATTCCAATTATTGTAAGAATATTTGCAAACTCGTGATCTTTTCTACCTCCGAGGAAGCCGTTGAGTCTTACGTTGGAATATTGATTTTCGTTTACAATTTTGAGAGCATACTCGAGGTCACTTTCGTCCTTGTCGCGTGGAAGCTTCGTCGTCATTGAGGTTTCTGTTATATTCGAGTCATTGTCGCCAATAATATTCTTTATTTTTTTAAATGAAGAAAGTGTGTCGTAAACGCGATTAAGCCCACCATCAATAATGATAGTATCAAGCTCATAGTCAATAGGAGTATTGCTATCCATTGGACCAATAAATTGAATAATCTTACTTGTCATGAAATCTCATTTTCATTTCATAATGATAAGCTTATATTGTACCTCTAAATAAGGACACTGTATATGATTTCAAACGTTGCTAAAAATCTTATCGATAAATATACCAATAAAATATCTTCATCTTATGACATTCATTACACAGATGAACTCTTTCAGGGCGCCGAATTTTCGCTCATTCTTAATGAGGACAAAATAGGGGATATCTTCTATAGGCCAGGTGAAAGCGCGGAATTAGATGCTTTAGTCTTGGCCTCTCTCGAACTTGGAAAGAAGATTGGTCCAAAATATTTTGCGATGGCGAACTTTAGGGAGATTGAAAATTTTCTTCGCGATGATGTAACTAAATTCGCATGGGAGCGTGTTCTTGCTTATAAGGAGTCTTGGGAAGCTGCACAAATCGTATTACTTCGTGGACTCATTTATTCTGTGCTACTAAAGAGTGGGCTTAATTTTGTGCAATTTCCTACAAATTATGAGGAGCGTACACAGTTAATACAAACTCAATTTGTTCATATTAATAACGTCCTTGGTTCTTTTGGTTTGGGGCACATTGATATTGTCGCTCTTGAGGATAGTAACCTATATGTTCATTATGAATTAGTCCGTGGACAACCAAATTCTAGTGATCTTTTCCTGGCCCTGTTGGATGGGGTAAGTGAGTATTTGAGTTTTTGCTACGGGTCAAACAGTATAAAATTGGTTGCTCAATAAGTGATAAACAGTTAATATCAAGGGTAGTTATGTTTGAGGGGTTTTTAAAAATGAAGAATATTTCAAAAGTTTTATTAGTAATATCAATGTTATCTGCACAGAATATTTTTGCTGCTGACGCTGCAGCTGGTAAGTCACTTTACGCAAAATGTGTTGCTTGTCACGGACAAAATGGAGAGGGAAACCCTTCTCAAAAAGCTCCACGAATCGCTGGTCAACATGACTGGTATATTTACTCATCGCTTGTTGCTTTTAAAAAAGGTGAGAGAAAGAACCCAACAATGCTTCCATTTATTAAGAATCTTTCTGATAAAGATTACCAAGACTTGGCAGCTTACGTTTCTCAAATGAAATAATATTAAGACAACATCTTAAAAGGAAGTAATATGCAAGGGAATGCTAATCAACTTGTCTTTAATGAAGTAACTAAAGCAGACGATATTCAAAAAGTTTTTGACTACAATATCGATGCTTTCTCGGATAGTCCTGATTTTAAATGGACTCTTGATGACATTAAAAAAGAAGTTAAAGATGGATGGCATCTTTACTCTGTTATTCTAAATGGCGAAATCATCTCAGCTGCCTTTTGTAAGCTTGAAGGTGAAGTTCTACACAGTAAGAATACTTCAATTAAAATTCAGCACCAGGGTTCTGGTTATTCACATCGAATTATGGAATTCTTTGAGTCGAGAGCTAAAGAACTTAAGTCTTCATCGATTGTTCACTACTGTGCGATTGATAACTTTAGACAATATGCCCTTAATGAAAGCCATGGTTATGTTAAGACTTCTCGTAAACTTGGCAAGCTTGGACACACTACGGAGTGGATCAAACTACTTAAGTAAGCTAAATCTTCTTGGCCTTAATATATCTTTGTATTAGGGCCTCTGATACCCAATTCTTTTTCTTAGACCTTTCAATAAACTTGTCACAGTAAAGAGTAGGGTTTCCTTTCGGGAAGCTTCTCGCACCACTATAATAATCAATGCAAGCACGAGTATAGACCTCGAAGTATTCTGGAAAGTTCTTGTTGATATAGGTAATGATGACATCACTTCTTTTTTGATCGGAGATATTAACAATGTCATCAGGTAGGGTTTGAAATGACTTTATATTTTCAAGAACTGTCTCTCTTAATTTGTGATCCTGTGATAGGCCGCTAAGCTTATTCCAGGCAAAATTAAAAACGTCACCA includes:
- a CDS encoding cytochrome c, with the protein product MKNISKVLLVISMLSAQNIFAADAAAGKSLYAKCVACHGQNGEGNPSQKAPRIAGQHDWYIYSSLVAFKKGERKNPTMLPFIKNLSDKDYQDLAAYVSQMK
- a CDS encoding GNAT family acetyltransferase; translated protein: MQGNANQLVFNEVTKADDIQKVFDYNIDAFSDSPDFKWTLDDIKKEVKDGWHLYSVILNGEIISAAFCKLEGEVLHSKNTSIKIQHQGSGYSHRIMEFFESRAKELKSSSIVHYCAIDNFRQYALNESHGYVKTSRKLGKLGHTTEWIKLLK